In one window of Methanoculleus chikugoensis DNA:
- a CDS encoding zinc ribbon domain-containing protein, whose product MDTLNSGITRDAMANYCQECGKELISPNAEICPNCGVRLKEIVINRRSPVIAVVLSFFIWGLGQVYNGQFGKGIAYFVVGVLCVASLMILIGFLLVPLWWLIGMVDAYVSAKRINAGEDASKFINV is encoded by the coding sequence ATGGATACGCTCAATTCTGGAATTACGAGGGACGCTATGGCAAATTACTGTCAGGAGTGTGGAAAAGAGTTGATCAGTCCGAATGCTGAGATCTGTCCTAATTGTGGAGTCCGACTTAAAGAAATAGTAATTAACAGAAGAAGTCCGGTCATTGCTGTGGTATTGTCCTTCTTCATCTGGGGATTGGGTCAGGTGTATAACGGACAGTTTGGCAAAGGCATAGCATACTTTGTCGTCGGCGTACTCTGTGTGGCATCTCTGATGATATTGATCGGCTTTCTGTTGGTTCCGCTCTGGTGGCTTATCGGAATGGTCGATGCATACGTCTCTGCCAAACGGATTAATGCCGGCGAGGATGCATCCAAATTCATTAACGTCTAA
- a CDS encoding DUF4013 domain-containing protein: MGETPMDYGNMLSDSFSYAKDAVWGKWVQWILLAISTIIFPLIMGYMVRIYSGVKPAPEPGNWVGMFVDGLKLLIIGIIYAIPLFIIMAIFMVPAFMAANGGDPMLALGSLGIGLLLVLVVGILISLISAIGIIRFAKKDSMGQAFAFGAILEHIGKIGWGSYIIAIIVLVVAGVVFGFIAGILGMIPILGWLIMLFLYPVWYIFAARYMTLIYESAQAPA; this comes from the coding sequence GTGGGTGAGACACCTATGGATTATGGAAACATGCTGAGCGATTCGTTCAGCTATGCAAAAGACGCAGTCTGGGGCAAGTGGGTCCAGTGGATCCTGCTCGCCATCAGCACGATCATATTCCCGCTCATCATGGGATATATGGTCCGGATTTACAGCGGTGTGAAGCCGGCTCCCGAGCCGGGGAACTGGGTGGGCATGTTCGTCGACGGCCTGAAACTCCTCATCATCGGCATCATCTACGCCATCCCGCTCTTCATCATCATGGCTATCTTCATGGTACCGGCGTTCATGGCAGCCAACGGCGGAGATCCCATGCTCGCCCTCGGGTCGCTGGGCATCGGCCTCCTGCTCGTGCTTGTCGTCGGGATCCTCATATCGCTGATCTCGGCGATCGGTATCATCAGGTTCGCAAAGAAGGACAGCATGGGCCAGGCGTTTGCCTTCGGCGCCATCCTCGAGCACATCGGAAAGATCGGCTGGGGGAGCTACATCATTGCCATCATCGTCCTCGTGGTTGCCGGGGTTGTCTTCGGTTTCATCGCTGGCATCCTGGGCATGATCCCGATCCTCGGCTGGCTGATCATGCTCTTCCTGTACCCCGTCTGGTACATCTTTGCGGCCCGGTACATGACGCTGATCTACGAGAGCGCTCAGGCACCGGCCTGA
- the purH gene encoding bifunctional phosphoribosylaminoimidazolecarboxamide formyltransferase/IMP cyclohydrolase, whose translation MKWALLSVWDKAGIVDLAKVLVEHDYGLLSSGGTGAALAEAGIPFTDVSTYTGSPEMMHGRVKTLHPKIHGGILGRRGIDDAVMQEHGIEPIDLVVVNLYPFEAMRDAGLGIDEIIEYIDIGGPAMVRAAAKNHKYVAVVMDPGDYGMVADAVRRGGFSPEERLNLAAKAFARTAAYDAAIANYLTGIDRPFPDVLTLQFRNGRTLRYGENPHQAAAVYGDAGIAGEEPLQGKQMSYNNYLDVDAAVGLLREFEECAVVIVKHNNPCGVATGENLLDTYIAAREVDPVSAYGSIVAMNREVGADVARELVGTFVEVVVAPSYTPEALEIMKAKENMRVLRLPEPVVQDAVRSIDGGVLVQRTEPFREDWQVVSEREPTAHEMRAMQLAMKVCRHTKSNAIIFANETEVIGIGAGQMNRVESAEIAVRKARKPLAGSAVASDAFLPFPDTMEVAAAAGATALVQPGGSIRDQEVIEAANRLNIAMIFTGVRHFRH comes from the coding sequence ATGAAGTGGGCACTGCTGTCTGTCTGGGACAAGGCAGGCATCGTCGATCTCGCAAAGGTGCTTGTCGAGCACGATTACGGGCTCCTGAGCTCCGGCGGCACCGGGGCCGCGCTCGCGGAGGCGGGGATTCCGTTCACCGACGTCTCGACATACACAGGCTCTCCCGAGATGATGCACGGTCGGGTCAAGACCCTCCACCCGAAGATCCACGGGGGCATCCTCGGCCGCCGGGGGATCGACGACGCCGTGATGCAGGAGCACGGGATCGAGCCGATCGACCTCGTGGTGGTGAACCTCTACCCCTTCGAGGCGATGAGGGATGCGGGGCTCGGCATCGATGAGATCATCGAGTACATCGATATAGGGGGTCCGGCGATGGTGCGGGCGGCGGCGAAGAACCATAAGTACGTCGCGGTCGTCATGGACCCCGGCGACTACGGGATGGTCGCGGACGCCGTCCGGCGGGGCGGGTTCTCCCCCGAAGAACGTCTGAACCTCGCTGCGAAGGCGTTTGCACGGACAGCCGCCTACGATGCCGCGATCGCGAACTACCTCACCGGCATCGACCGGCCGTTCCCCGACGTCCTCACCCTCCAGTTCAGGAACGGCAGGACGCTCCGCTACGGCGAGAACCCCCACCAGGCGGCCGCGGTCTACGGCGATGCGGGCATCGCGGGAGAAGAGCCGCTCCAGGGCAAACAGATGTCCTACAACAACTACCTCGACGTCGACGCCGCGGTCGGCCTGCTCCGCGAGTTCGAGGAATGCGCCGTGGTCATCGTGAAGCACAACAACCCCTGCGGCGTGGCGACCGGCGAGAACCTCCTCGATACCTACATCGCCGCCCGGGAGGTCGATCCGGTCTCGGCCTACGGGTCGATCGTCGCGATGAACCGCGAGGTGGGAGCGGACGTCGCCCGCGAACTCGTCGGGACATTCGTCGAGGTCGTCGTCGCTCCGTCCTACACGCCGGAGGCGCTTGAGATCATGAAGGCGAAGGAGAACATGCGGGTGCTCCGGCTGCCCGAACCGGTGGTGCAGGACGCGGTCCGGAGCATCGACGGCGGCGTCCTGGTCCAGCGGACGGAGCCGTTCCGCGAGGACTGGCAGGTCGTGAGCGAGCGGGAGCCCACCGCCCACGAGATGCGGGCGATGCAGCTTGCCATGAAGGTCTGCCGGCACACGAAGAGCAACGCCATCATCTTTGCGAACGAAACGGAGGTCATCGGGATCGGCGCCGGGCAGATGAACCGGGTCGAGTCGGCGGAGATCGCGGTCAGGAAGGCCAGGAAACCCCTTGCCGGGTCGGCGGTCGCGTCGGACGCCTTCCTGCCGTTCCCCGACACGATGGAGGTTGCGGCGGCGGCGGGCGCGACGGCGCTCGTCCAGCCGGGCGGCTCAATCCGGGATCAGGAGGTCATCGAGGCGGCGAACCGGCTCAACATCGCGATGATCTTCACCGGGGTGCGGCACTTCCGGCACTGA
- the ilvN gene encoding acetolactate synthase small subunit codes for MKPHTVSVLVENRAGVLSRVAGMFSRRGFNIESLAVGPCEEPNMSRITIVVNGDDGVIEQVMKQTNKLIDVIKVSDLTERESVERELALIKVAAETGPSRAEILQIADIFRAQVVDVGSKTLVLQVTGDTEKIDALEKLLRQYGIKELVRTGKIALLRGAKTVKSSK; via the coding sequence ATGAAACCGCACACGGTGAGCGTTCTCGTCGAGAACCGGGCCGGCGTCCTGAGCCGGGTCGCCGGGATGTTCTCGCGGCGGGGGTTCAACATCGAGAGCCTGGCCGTCGGGCCGTGCGAGGAGCCGAACATGAGCCGGATCACCATCGTGGTGAACGGCGACGACGGCGTGATCGAGCAGGTGATGAAGCAGACCAACAAACTCATCGACGTTATCAAGGTCTCGGACCTGACGGAACGGGAGAGCGTGGAGCGGGAACTCGCCCTCATCAAGGTCGCCGCCGAGACCGGACCGTCTCGCGCCGAGATTCTCCAGATCGCGGACATCTTCCGGGCACAGGTCGTGGACGTCGGGTCGAAGACCCTGGTCCTCCAGGTGACCGGGGATACGGAGAAGATCGACGCGCTGGAGAAACTCCTGCGCCAGTATGGCATCAAGGAACTCGTCCGCACAGGGAAGATTGCTCTTCTCCGTGGGGCGAAGACCGTGAAAAGTTCAAAATAA
- a CDS encoding sodium:solute symporter family protein, giving the protein MADLATLAVIVLYFVVLIGIGSWASKKIKNTEDYIVAGRSLGFWVFTILIVCSICSGMSLLGVSGFGYTSGWPGIWEQIFVPLAASFCIIFFGVKLHTLGRERGYLTVQDYLADRFESPRAVRALAAVSGIVVSLIYLVGQYAAISIVLVWLFGIPHWQALLISGVIITAYTVVGGLYAVSWTGLFQGGILIFGVLLMAPPVIMSAGGLAHINTVIAGIDPNFVEPWFPSPAYAAYAYTTPEFLFSFGILLMVGLACAPHVVSNVLAVKEKRYFKWAPLLAFVIYAVVMFLVKFTGFAVRSLVEEGRIVLPDAVNAQDFAFIAGVEYAMPNVALWALFAVIVLAAVMSTTDRLMLTVGTSFAWDVYKNILRPSATDKEVLLVSKVAIVLAAGGTLLLAVNPPPMLAWLIWMGIGVMLATFAVPLLAGLYWRGATGQGAIASMLVGLVASAVFGYWHQFVAPLPMHFSIYALGISILTMVVVSLMTTRNSDDVLDSTRTGWFIQSPPLPSPASSPGETLFVDRESPRRQ; this is encoded by the coding sequence ATGGCGGACCTCGCAACGCTCGCCGTGATCGTGCTCTACTTCGTGGTGCTCATCGGCATCGGGAGTTGGGCCTCAAAGAAGATCAAGAACACCGAGGACTACATCGTCGCGGGCAGATCGCTCGGGTTCTGGGTCTTTACGATCCTGATCGTCTGTTCCATCTGTAGCGGGATGAGCCTCCTCGGCGTCAGCGGCTTTGGGTACACGTCGGGCTGGCCGGGGATATGGGAGCAGATCTTCGTGCCCCTCGCGGCCTCGTTCTGTATCATCTTCTTCGGGGTGAAACTCCACACCCTCGGGAGAGAACGGGGCTACCTGACCGTTCAGGACTACCTCGCGGACCGGTTCGAGAGCCCGCGGGCGGTCCGGGCGCTTGCCGCGGTCTCGGGCATCGTCGTCTCGCTGATCTACCTCGTCGGGCAGTATGCCGCGATCAGCATCGTGCTTGTCTGGCTCTTCGGTATCCCGCACTGGCAGGCGCTCCTCATCTCCGGGGTCATCATCACGGCCTATACGGTCGTCGGGGGGCTCTACGCCGTATCGTGGACGGGCCTCTTTCAGGGCGGCATTCTGATCTTCGGCGTCCTCCTGATGGCGCCGCCGGTCATCATGAGCGCCGGCGGTCTGGCCCACATCAATACCGTCATCGCCGGGATCGACCCGAACTTCGTCGAGCCCTGGTTCCCGAGCCCGGCCTACGCGGCGTATGCCTACACGACGCCGGAGTTCCTCTTCTCGTTCGGGATCCTCCTGATGGTCGGCCTCGCCTGCGCACCGCACGTCGTCAGCAACGTCCTGGCAGTCAAGGAGAAACGCTACTTCAAGTGGGCGCCGCTCCTCGCGTTCGTCATCTACGCGGTCGTGATGTTCCTCGTCAAGTTCACCGGGTTTGCCGTGCGGTCGCTCGTCGAGGAGGGGAGGATCGTCCTCCCCGACGCCGTGAACGCCCAGGACTTCGCCTTCATCGCGGGCGTCGAGTACGCGATGCCGAACGTGGCGTTGTGGGCGCTCTTCGCGGTCATCGTCCTCGCGGCGGTGATGTCGACGACCGATCGGCTGATGCTCACGGTCGGCACGTCGTTCGCGTGGGACGTCTACAAGAACATCCTCCGTCCCTCGGCGACCGATAAAGAGGTGCTCCTCGTCTCGAAGGTCGCGATCGTCCTCGCGGCCGGCGGGACGCTCCTGCTCGCCGTCAACCCGCCGCCGATGCTCGCGTGGCTGATCTGGATGGGCATCGGGGTGATGCTCGCGACGTTCGCGGTTCCGCTGCTTGCCGGGCTCTACTGGCGCGGTGCGACGGGACAGGGAGCGATCGCGAGCATGCTGGTCGGGCTCGTTGCGTCCGCTGTCTTCGGCTACTGGCACCAGTTCGTGGCGCCCCTTCCCATGCACTTCAGCATCTACGCGCTCGGGATCTCGATCCTCACCATGGTTGTCGTCAGCCTCATGACCACCCGGAACTCCGACGACGTGCTCGACAGCACCCGGACCGGCTGGTTCATCCAGTCGCCTCCCCTCCCTTCACCGGCCTCGAGCCCCGGAGAGACCCTGTTTGTCGACCGGGAATCGCCCCGCCGGCAGTGA
- the ilvB gene encoding biosynthetic-type acetolactate synthase large subunit codes for MKTGAKTLIEALQREGVDTIFGYPGGVVLPIYDELYDSSIRHILVRHEQAAAHAADGYARASGRVGVCLATSGPGACNLVTGIATAYMDSIPVVALTGQVPTGLLGNDAFQESDITGITMPVTKHNYLVKDAADLDRVVQEAFYIARTGRPGPVLIDLPKDVSTGQVLEGTPVPGTVSLRGYQPTYQGHVRQIDKALDLIAGAERPLVYAGGGVVLSEASAELLEFVETAAVPVTTTLMGLGAVPGDHPLNLGMLGMHGTQSANYAVTECDLLIAVGVRFDDRVTGKIETFAPNAAVIHIDIDPAEIGKNKKVDVPIVGDVKAVLQALLRRMQKRGDTANWVARTGAWKAQYPLRYRDDDRLRPQYVVEQLSDLLKGEGIVVSEVGQNQMWTALYYCFRKPRTWITSGGLGTMGYGFPAAIGAHYARPDMPVVDVAGDGSFQMNIQELGTVAQYQIPVKVVILNNMYLGMVRQWQELFYDRRYSYTELPPVDFVKIANAYRIEGITVEEKAGVREALETALATDGPFVLDFRVEREENVFPMVPAGAAINEMIGVRQP; via the coding sequence ATGAAGACCGGAGCAAAGACTCTGATTGAAGCGCTGCAGCGTGAAGGGGTGGATACCATATTCGGCTACCCCGGCGGCGTGGTGTTGCCGATCTACGATGAACTCTACGATTCGTCGATCCGGCACATACTGGTAAGGCATGAGCAGGCGGCGGCGCACGCGGCCGACGGCTACGCGCGCGCGAGCGGCCGCGTAGGGGTATGCCTTGCCACCTCCGGCCCCGGCGCGTGCAATCTGGTCACGGGGATCGCGACGGCCTACATGGACTCCATCCCGGTCGTGGCGCTCACCGGCCAGGTGCCGACCGGTCTTCTCGGGAACGACGCCTTCCAGGAGTCGGACATCACCGGGATCACGATGCCGGTGACGAAGCACAACTACCTGGTCAAAGACGCCGCCGACCTCGACCGCGTCGTCCAGGAGGCGTTCTACATCGCGCGGACCGGTCGGCCCGGCCCGGTGCTGATCGATCTCCCCAAAGACGTCAGCACGGGCCAGGTGCTTGAGGGAACGCCCGTCCCCGGGACGGTCTCTCTCCGGGGCTACCAGCCCACCTACCAGGGGCACGTCCGCCAGATCGATAAGGCGCTCGATCTGATCGCGGGGGCAGAGCGCCCGCTCGTCTACGCCGGCGGCGGGGTGGTTCTCTCGGAGGCCTCGGCCGAACTCCTGGAGTTCGTGGAGACGGCCGCCGTCCCGGTGACGACGACCCTGATGGGCCTCGGCGCCGTCCCCGGCGACCACCCCCTCAATCTCGGGATGCTCGGGATGCACGGCACCCAGTCCGCAAACTACGCGGTGACGGAGTGCGACCTCCTGATCGCCGTCGGCGTCCGGTTCGACGACCGGGTGACGGGCAAGATCGAGACGTTCGCCCCGAACGCCGCGGTCATCCATATCGATATCGACCCGGCGGAGATCGGGAAGAACAAGAAGGTCGACGTCCCGATCGTGGGCGACGTGAAGGCCGTTCTCCAGGCGCTCCTCCGGCGGATGCAGAAGCGCGGCGATACGGCGAACTGGGTCGCCCGGACCGGTGCCTGGAAGGCGCAGTACCCGCTTCGCTACCGCGACGACGACCGTCTCCGCCCGCAGTACGTCGTGGAGCAGCTCTCCGATCTCCTGAAAGGCGAGGGGATCGTCGTGAGCGAGGTCGGCCAGAACCAGATGTGGACCGCGCTCTACTACTGCTTCAGGAAACCCCGGACCTGGATCACCTCCGGGGGTCTCGGGACGATGGGCTACGGGTTCCCGGCGGCCATCGGCGCCCACTACGCCCGGCCGGATATGCCGGTCGTCGACGTCGCCGGCGATGGGAGTTTCCAGATGAACATCCAGGAGCTCGGGACAGTGGCGCAGTACCAGATCCCGGTCAAGGTCGTCATCCTGAACAACATGTACCTCGGCATGGTGCGGCAGTGGCAGGAACTCTTCTACGACCGCCGCTACTCCTACACGGAGTTGCCGCCGGTGGACTTCGTGAAGATCGCGAATGCTTACAGGATCGAGGGGATCACGGTCGAGGAGAAGGCCGGCGTCCGGGAGGCGCTCGAGACCGCGCTCGCCACCGACGGGCCGTTCGTCCTGGACTTCCGGGTCGAGCGGGAGGAGAACGTCTTCCCCATGGTCCCGGCCGGTGCTGCCATCAACGAGATGATCGGGGTGCGCCAGCCATGA
- a CDS encoding DUF4013 domain-containing protein has product MDYGNVISNSFEYTKEALVGKWMQWVILAVMALVQTFTVSLIPLLSGYVVRVLAGNTPAPEIDGWGKLFVDGWKMNIIGLVYMIPAILIFLVLGGLSIIAGMATTDPAAAGAAILGAMAGAFLAFLVAIVMAFIALFAVLRFAHTDSVGEAFNFKAIFAQIGALGWGTWIIAVIILLVIALVYGFVVGILGAIPLLGWLIALFLNAAFAIFYARYLAQVYEEAPASA; this is encoded by the coding sequence ATGGACTACGGTAATGTGATCTCCAACTCGTTTGAGTATACCAAGGAGGCCCTGGTCGGAAAGTGGATGCAGTGGGTCATCCTGGCCGTCATGGCGCTCGTGCAGACCTTCACGGTCTCCCTGATCCCGCTGCTTTCGGGCTACGTCGTGCGGGTGCTCGCCGGCAACACACCGGCCCCCGAGATCGACGGGTGGGGCAAGCTCTTCGTCGACGGATGGAAGATGAACATCATCGGGCTGGTCTACATGATCCCGGCGATCCTGATCTTCCTCGTCCTCGGCGGCCTCAGCATCATTGCAGGAATGGCAACGACCGACCCGGCTGCGGCCGGCGCCGCGATCCTCGGTGCAATGGCAGGAGCCTTCCTCGCCTTCCTCGTCGCGATCGTCATGGCGTTCATCGCCCTGTTCGCCGTTCTGCGGTTCGCCCACACCGACAGCGTCGGTGAGGCGTTCAACTTCAAAGCCATCTTTGCGCAGATCGGTGCGCTTGGCTGGGGAACCTGGATCATCGCGGTCATCATCCTCCTCGTCATCGCGCTGGTCTACGGCTTCGTGGTCGGCATTCTCGGTGCGATACCCCTCCTCGGATGGCTCATTGCACTCTTCCTCAACGCGGCGTTCGCCATCTTCTACGCCCGCTACCTCGCGCAGGTCTACGAGGAAGCCCCTGCCTCCGCGTAA
- a CDS encoding DUF4013 domain-containing protein — MDYGNLISRAFGYTKEALWGEWGRWLLLVLLSLVQTFTLFLVPLYNGYIVRVLAGRRPAPEVDDWGRLFLDGWKLNIINLIYLIPVIVALAVFGGVAVLSAVAARGLDNPDVWASAVAAAVTGIAIAALVWIVISFVSLLAVVRFAHTGSLLQAFNIGAILSQISWIGWGAWIAAVVILILIGLVYTAATALITSLPVLGWIANLFIGVVYGIFRARYLAVAYESVPARG; from the coding sequence ATGGACTACGGCAATCTCATCTCAAGAGCATTCGGCTACACGAAAGAGGCCCTCTGGGGCGAATGGGGGCGGTGGCTCCTCCTCGTCCTCCTCTCGCTCGTCCAGACGTTCACGCTCTTTTTGGTCCCACTCTACAACGGCTACATCGTCCGGGTGCTCGCCGGCCGGCGGCCCGCTCCCGAGGTCGACGACTGGGGCAGGCTCTTTCTCGACGGGTGGAAGTTGAACATCATCAATCTTATCTACCTGATCCCGGTCATCGTGGCCCTGGCCGTCTTCGGCGGGGTTGCGGTTCTCTCCGCCGTAGCGGCGAGAGGGCTCGACAACCCGGACGTATGGGCCTCGGCCGTCGCCGCCGCCGTCACCGGGATCGCGATTGCCGCCCTCGTCTGGATCGTCATATCGTTCGTCTCCCTCCTCGCGGTCGTGCGGTTCGCCCACACGGGAAGCCTCCTCCAGGCGTTCAACATCGGGGCGATCCTCTCGCAGATCAGCTGGATCGGGTGGGGCGCCTGGATCGCCGCGGTCGTCATCCTCATCCTCATCGGCCTCGTGTATACGGCCGCGACCGCCCTCATCACCTCGCTGCCTGTCCTCGGGTGGATCGCCAACCTCTTCATCGGGGTCGTCTACGGCATCTTCCGCGCCCGTTACCTCGCGGTGGCTTATGAAAGTGTTCCGGCACGGGGGTAA
- a CDS encoding GNAT family N-acetyltransferase, whose translation MKIELLREDKRRFLDLLLEGDEQESMIDVYLDRGDMFVLYDRDPVSVCVVTCEGDGVYELKNIATYEEFRGRGYGRRLIEYILDHYRGRCRTMLVGTGDSPRILRFYERCGFTVSHRVENFFIDHYDHPIFDCGERLVDMVYLRRDL comes from the coding sequence ATGAAGATCGAACTGCTCCGGGAAGATAAGAGACGGTTCCTTGACCTTCTGCTCGAAGGCGACGAGCAGGAGTCGATGATCGATGTCTACCTCGACCGCGGGGATATGTTTGTTCTCTATGACCGGGATCCGGTGAGTGTCTGCGTGGTGACGTGCGAAGGCGACGGCGTCTACGAACTGAAGAACATAGCCACGTACGAGGAGTTCCGGGGCCGGGGCTACGGCAGGCGGCTGATCGAGTACATCCTCGACCACTACCGGGGCAGGTGCCGCACGATGCTCGTCGGCACGGGCGATTCCCCCCGCATCCTCCGGTTCTACGAGCGGTGCGGGTTTACCGTCTCCCATCGCGTCGAGAACTTCTTTATCGACCATTACGACCATCCTATCTTCGACTGCGGCGAACGGCTCGTCGATATGGTCTACCTGAGACGGGATCTTTGA
- a CDS encoding 2-isopropylmalate synthase → MIVLFAESIRFFDTTLRDGEQTPGVSLTPAEKLEIATHLADVGVHVIEAGSAAASAGERESIRAIADAGLAAECCTYVRALPGDIDLAADAGADSVHLVVPVSDLHIAKKLRKTREEVSGMAWSAVEYAKERGLIVELSGEDASRADQDFLATVFREGVERGADRLCFCDTVGLLTPERAAAIIPPLLFAPLSIHCHDDLGFGLATTVAALRAGATCAHVTVNGLGERAGNTSLEELVMALEVLYGVDTGIRTEELYPLSTHVARLTGVPLATNKPIVGEMAFTHESGIHAHGVMRDASTYEPLQPERVGRRRRIVLGKHSGSAAVEAALHDMGYAPNAAQLAEIVARIKRLGDAGMRITDADIMAITDTVMEIEFTPCIELRQFTIVSGSNAMPTASVTMLVHGDEVTGAAVGTGPVDAAIRALQRSVADVGSVRLDEYSVDAITGGTDALVDVSVKLSKDGKTVTSRGARTDIIMASVEAVIAGMNRLLREEHEDRSKDSD, encoded by the coding sequence GTGATTGTTTTATTTGCTGAATCGATCCGCTTTTTTGACACAACTCTACGGGACGGCGAACAGACACCGGGTGTCTCGCTCACGCCGGCCGAGAAACTTGAGATCGCAACGCACCTCGCCGACGTCGGCGTCCACGTGATTGAAGCAGGATCAGCCGCCGCATCCGCGGGAGAACGCGAATCGATCCGCGCCATCGCCGACGCCGGGCTCGCCGCCGAGTGCTGCACCTACGTCCGGGCGCTTCCCGGGGACATCGACCTCGCCGCCGATGCCGGTGCCGACTCCGTCCACCTCGTCGTCCCGGTGAGTGACCTCCACATCGCGAAGAAACTCCGTAAGACCCGCGAGGAGGTCTCCGGTATGGCCTGGAGCGCCGTCGAGTACGCGAAAGAGCGCGGCCTCATCGTTGAACTCTCGGGAGAAGACGCGTCCCGTGCCGACCAGGATTTCCTCGCGACGGTCTTCCGGGAAGGGGTCGAGCGGGGAGCCGACCGTCTCTGCTTCTGCGACACCGTCGGGCTCCTCACCCCCGAGCGTGCGGCCGCGATCATCCCGCCGCTCCTCTTCGCCCCGCTCTCGATCCACTGCCACGACGACCTCGGGTTCGGGCTTGCAACCACCGTCGCCGCCCTCCGGGCGGGGGCGACCTGCGCCCACGTCACCGTCAACGGCCTCGGGGAGCGGGCGGGGAACACCTCCCTCGAAGAACTGGTGATGGCGCTCGAGGTGCTCTACGGGGTCGACACCGGGATCAGGACCGAAGAACTCTATCCCCTCTCGACCCACGTCGCCCGGCTGACCGGGGTTCCGCTCGCGACCAACAAACCGATCGTCGGCGAGATGGCCTTCACCCACGAGAGCGGGATCCACGCCCACGGGGTGATGCGGGACGCAAGCACCTACGAGCCGCTCCAGCCCGAGAGGGTGGGGCGACGGCGCCGCATCGTTCTCGGGAAGCACTCGGGGTCGGCGGCGGTCGAGGCCGCGCTCCATGATATGGGCTACGCCCCGAACGCTGCGCAGCTCGCAGAGATCGTTGCCCGGATCAAACGCCTCGGGGATGCCGGGATGCGGATAACCGACGCCGACATCATGGCGATAACCGATACCGTCATGGAGATCGAGTTTACGCCCTGCATCGAACTGCGCCAGTTCACCATCGTCTCGGGGAGCAACGCGATGCCGACCGCCTCGGTGACGATGCTCGTCCATGGCGACGAGGTCACCGGTGCCGCAGTCGGGACCGGGCCGGTGGATGCGGCGATCCGCGCGCTCCAGCGGTCGGTCGCGGACGTCGGGAGCGTGAGGCTCGACGAATACAGCGTGGATGCCATAACCGGCGGCACCGACGCCCTCGTCGACGTATCGGTGAAGCTCAGCAAGGACGGAAAGACCGTGACCTCGCGTGGCGCCCGGACCGACATCATCATGGCCAGCGTCGAAGCAGTTATCGCCGGGATGAACAGATTACTCAGGGAAGAGCATGAAGACCGGAGCAAAGACTCTGATTGA
- a CDS encoding DUF4013 domain-containing protein: MGVVRLISESFDYAKDAIWGRWVRWLLLLVSTIIFPFMYGYTVRVMSGMKPAPELEGWIGLFVDGIKLIVITIVYAIPLMILTVLPFLMYFIPVSATVTPAGSGPEPLISPEMAIFVALAILVIFILAAIIIGILSTFAAVRFARTGKMREAFRVGTLVRHVGRVGWIRSFIALLVMGIVITIAQFVLALIPLVGPILVFLLMPAFIIFSARYVALLYESAPAQA, from the coding sequence ATGGGTGTCGTCCGATTAATCAGCGAGTCCTTCGATTATGCGAAGGACGCTATCTGGGGCAGGTGGGTCCGCTGGCTCCTCCTGCTCGTCAGCACGATCATATTCCCGTTCATGTACGGCTACACGGTGCGGGTCATGAGCGGCATGAAGCCCGCCCCGGAACTCGAAGGCTGGATCGGGCTTTTTGTCGACGGCATCAAACTGATCGTCATCACGATCGTCTACGCGATCCCGCTCATGATCCTCACGGTCCTTCCCTTCCTGATGTACTTCATCCCGGTCTCAGCGACGGTAACCCCGGCAGGATCCGGTCCCGAACCGCTCATCAGCCCGGAGATGGCCATCTTCGTAGCCCTCGCCATCCTCGTCATCTTCATCCTTGCAGCCATCATCATCGGGATCCTCTCGACGTTCGCGGCGGTCAGGTTCGCCCGGACGGGGAAGATGCGCGAGGCCTTCAGGGTCGGCACCCTCGTCCGCCACGTCGGCAGGGTCGGGTGGATCCGCTCCTTCATCGCCCTCCTCGTCATGGGCATCGTGATAACGATCGCACAGTTTGTGCTTGCCCTGATTCCGCTCGTCGGGCCGATCCTTGTCTTCCTGCTCATGCCGGCGTTCATCATCTTCTCCGCCCGCTACGTCGCCCTCCTCTACGAGAGCGCCCCGGCGCAGGCGTAA